CCACAGTACAAAAGAAAGAGACAGTCAGCCTCCTAGATCTTCTCACTTCAGCCAATCCTGTTCTCCAGTCCTGATGTTTCCACAAAATCCCATGGTCCTCTTCATGCAAGCATACGCAGTTCTCAATTGTTTCAACTCCTCCAGTGAAATTTGTGAAATGGGCATCAAAGTACTTGATAGATCCCAGACAGTCGCACCCCTATAAAACCTAATTGTTAAACGCAAACCGAGTTCTGGTTATATATTGAGAACACATAAACTGATTTCAAACCTTCTTAAGCGAATGTGCGTTTTTTCCAAGACCATCCTCCCCTGCATCAAAAGCATTCTTCCTGTAATGTGGCTCATTCGGATCACCATATGGCACAACCATCTCCACAAAACTTAGCCTGTGTGCAACAGGCCTTCGACCTCGACTGCCATCAACATATGCTACCGAATGTATGACCAAACCTTCCCTTGGAGTGAACCCAATACGAAAGTTCCACTGTAAACAAAAAGTTTAGCCATATTTAGATACTAACATCAGGTTTCAATTAGGGATGTTGGTGGAAAACTACCTTCTGCCACTCGACAAAGTAACCCCTTACGCGGAAACTTGGACCTTCAGGCTGAATAATCTCGAGAGGCTTAACGTCACTTCTATCAACACCACCTCTACTCTCACCTGGTGTATAATTCCTCAAAGGGTCAGATGGGGGAAGTGGCACAAACTTACGGTCTTCAAACTCGATCACCACCATATTTTGCATGTCTACAAGTATATAAATGCCCTCAACTGGACGAGCATAGCCATTTTCCATTGGGCAATCACTATCAGTTCGACAGTATAAAAGAGGCTTCGCAAGCCTGCGACTAGGAGCGTCAGCTTCACTATGATAACCCACACACCTGCACAATAAGTTCAGAGGCAGGCTCAAGGAAAAAGTACACCTTAATTTACAACTCTCAGCAACTAACAAGATGTTATTAACATACCAGGGATCAACCATCACTAGATCCATGTCGTCGATACCTCTCCTCTTCATTGCCTCAATGAATGGAGGGAAGTCTTTGACAATGGCTTCACATTCAGCATACTCAGCCGCATCCTAAAATCACAATACTCTTAGACTGAGAAGCTCGAGAACAAAAAACAGCATCTAAACTTCTTAGGACATACCATGGGTGGCTGAACATCAGGTATCACTTGCGAAGAAACCACTCTCCCCCTGTGATGCCCACCCCGAGTGACAGCATGAACTGAAGATAACTCCACGATCCACACACTTGTCTCATTAGAAGTCTTGTTGTACACAACAAGTCTCGCTCGCCTCGGAGGAAGCTTCATAGGTATCACAGGTCCAGCTTTGTTTCTCGGAAGCAGTGAGGGCTGGAACGGAGGGAAAAAGTAAGCATCTGCCAGCGCCACAACATGCTTCTCTGGCTCCACTGAACCCACCTCAATGAAACGCATGCTATCCCTAACCTGCCAAAGCAAAAAAACCAAACCGTTTCACCATATATCTTCAGCACCATGATAATACATTTGATTTCGAGAATGTTTGTTAGTGTTTGTACCTCAGGGTTAGCACCGGCGGCGCGAACAGTGGCCACAGCAACTGATATCTCTGCAGCAGATAGAGGATCCAAGGGGTGCTTTGTTTCCGTCCTTGGCATCACAGAGATTCCTGCATTGGTGATCACAAATAAACACCATAGTGATCAATTTAGCTATCTATCATCCAAGTAATCCAAACTATTAATACAGTATGTATTAAATGTCGGTTATGTAACTCCGGTTTAGTCTTTGTACATTGATACCCGGTTTGTTCCGGTTAGGTAGTAAATGACTATATACAGTTGTAACTACCTAACCAGAACAAACCGGGTATCAATGTACAAAGACTAAACCGGATTTACATAACCGACATTTAATACATatcaatacaaacaaaaaatcacGAATCGAAGATCAGTACCAACTACAGGAGAATCAATCTAAAGGCAGATCGTAAGATTCTTTAGATTCGAAACAGTTATTCAGTTAGAGATTTGATAATACCTTTGTTTGCTGGTTTCTTGGCCGTGTCTGGGATCGAATCGACGGGACGGATTACGGACTCAACGGCGGAGAGGAGtttcggaggaggaggagcggAGGCGGAGTGGTGAGCACATGGCGTCGTCTTTTGCGAAGTTGAGGCCATTGAATAGGGTTTACGAGTTCGCCGAATCCACCAAAGTAAGTCTCAACACAATCTACTGACATACAGCaacacctctctctctctctctatcggTGGATCTGAGTTTTCTCTGAGGTGAGGTAAGTGTGATCGCACCTTTTTTCCCGTGGTGGtgggaggaagaggaagagagtgaTTCAATTTGCTTTATAGAGTCCAAGCAGAAGCTGCCAAGCCTACTTGTGGGCTCTACTTTGTTTTTATCCAGTATATATACAGTATACAGTATCTATAAAGGGAACTGGATTTTGACCCCagatttatgttttcttttggttgTTTCGAGTAAATGTAAGTAAATCTGTAATCTTTACTTTTAATTGTTGACTTTTATACTTTTAATTGTTGACTTTTATATATGGAGtgttttatactattttatatatggAGTTACCATTTTTAGAGATTTTGTGCATGTTTTTCaaaagtgatatatatatatatatttttttttttgaatatttttcatttgtttgttaaaaagCTAAAAATGTTATTGTATGAGAATCGATTTGTACCGGacttaaaaatatgtatattcaaaactggactatatatatatattattttatgatttagttgaaacatcttttgttaataatgtttgttattattttgtaacattttaagtaatatgttgttataaatttagagtttaaaaatgttctattttaattataaatagtttaatttaagttattttgtaaatttttagatataatttacaaatattgaCTGAATATAGTATGCCATGTCAGTTTTAGGCAATGTTTTAAAAACCGACCCGGACACTGAACCGGACTACTTACCGAATCACTGGATCATTGGGTCGACCGCGGGTGAACCGCGGGTTAagaaatgaattaattttattatataataatatattagttatgaaaataaaaatatagaaactaaagttaatattttctaaatgttctttaaaacataaaataatagtttggatatgtatatattttatgtttaaaaatattttaaaaatacttagctttactttttatattttcattttcatttgatatataaaCTATCAAAAAATAGCTTAGACTATTTAAGTTAGAAAcatgtaaaaaataaatcatttgtTAATCGGCAAAGAATAGAGTTGTAAACTTAGAATAGATTTTactatagatttatattaaaaaataatcaaaaagaaaaaaaaaggaagaaaaaaaagatacagAGCCCGTAAAAGTtagcagaagaaaaaaaaaacgacgaaaaaaataaccaaaagaaacctaacttttaattggaaatttagaatattaaatgaatctaaaaataattaaaagttttagaaaatgtaaaagttatctattggttcaactagtggttcaaccggtaccgGATTTCAGGTTTTAATGGGTTTTTGCAATTTTTTGcggttttttaaattttaggttttttacAAAACCCGAACCGGATTTATTTCGGGTCACTGGGTTTACCAGTTCAATCGCGGATCCGGTTCGGATTTCAAAATACTGGTTTTAGATctaaaatatccgaacccgattcAGATTTAATATGGATCCGACAGAACCCGAtccaaacccgatccgaagATCCATATGCGCAGTCCTAGATGAAACCGTTCTCAGATATGAATTCAAATCGAATGAAACATAGATAATTTGAAAAACCGAAATGAAAAACTTAAAGTAAATTTACGTAAATGTATTCGAAATATACTtgcaataataatttttaatatacaaatagatCGTGGACTGGACCGCACAATCCATGCATGTAGTCACATAccagcaaaagaaaaaacacactCTCTAGTCTCTACGACTATTTGAGTTTACGAGGCTCAAAATTTTTCGAATATTCTATATGCAAAATCTTAATCCATCCATGGCACAGATATATCCTTGCTCCCATTATCCTTTAAGCCTATCTACACTTCAGTTTCTgcacattttatatatgttatattgttATCGCAGTGCCTGTAATCTTTAAAAGTTAGAAAACTgtcttataataaaaacaaaggaAGGAAGGTATCGAACGAACTCCTTCGTAGGTTTAGTCATTCAGCTCTAATTACTCCTAGCCTACTCGGGACTTTTATAATTTATTGGCCGATTAAATCCTTAACTTATACACGGCCGGAAGCCCAAGTTTCTAGTGCTTCCCTTCAGACAGGACCAGTTCTAACCCATGGCAACATGGACAATTACGATCTGTTCATaggtctaaattttttttagtgttattttattaattaaaaggtttatttttatttgttaaattatcaattagttggtgaaattataataaaaaggtCTATGATTAACTAAACTTAATTgaaatacaataaaaacaaaaaagtatcTTTAATTACTCTCAATTTTCTAttaacaaaatctaatttacACACAAAAACTCATTTTCCAACTTTTCTTTGAATACCACATTCTTTTTTGCTTTAATCAAAAGAAACacaataaataaaagttgaaatttttttataagaagatttttattttatatttcgcctaaggcaatttttttttttttaagatggcACTATCCTCAGGGCCGTTACTGGTTATCGTCAATGAAACATTGTCATGTGACTCATTTTATGTACTTATTAGGTTAACTTGACTACTTCTGGTTATCTTCTTTAGGTTTGCTGAGTTCTTCTCTAACCTTCTTTAATGGTCGTCTTTAAAAGCAACATGTTTAACATTCCACTAGATGTCCACCTAAATTTTAGAGTAAGTCATTTTGCTAATCGATATGTAATGTGTAGAAAAGGTCTATGAGAGCAAAAACAACACTAAATAAAGTTAGAACAAGTTAGTGATAGATTTGATCACATGTTGATGATATAGCATCGAAAATGACCTGAACCGGGTTTTGATTTGTCAATAGACGGATGATCTCTATTTGTATGCTTCATGTTCCTAATCACTGTCATGTGATTCTTGATGAGCTTTTTTACCGAAAATCAGGAAAACAAATATGTGGCAATTATATATGTAGCGTGACAACAAAAAAGAGAGTTATATATGTAGCGTCCTTAGTGAAATATCAAAAGAGACTAGTACAGAATTCAGGCCAATGTTTGGAGGACTGAAATCTACAAAAACCTTTTACAGTGAACGGTTtgtttatcaaaattttcattgtatttataatatttctagTGTTCCATTTTTAGTTCAGCAAAAATAGGAAGCtgtattattttaacataaagaacaataaattattatacttgTCAAAGATGTTGctatatttttgtgataaatatTTCACTCAGTTTACTTTTTTATtgaaacacataaaatatattggataaaataaaactgaaaacactaaaaaattaccaataaaaagtgttttttaattatgtattatcAAAGGTAATCATTCGTAAATGTTTTCAATTAACTatacaatattttcattatataacaaattaatgTCTAATAATACTATGacttttatgttaaaaaaatatattatcaattattaTACTTatcgtttttttattttggtaaaaaatgAGCAAAcgacaaaaaaaactaaccacatttaaaaaaaaaagttgagcgATAAGGCTTTAAAGCTTTAAAAAGTAGCTgtagaaagaaaatatatcttctttattaaaagagaaataatatttttatctactatgaAAAAGTCATATTAGGTTCATTtcatcaattatatatatttaattatttatattaatctattgatctattaaatatataatattatttcaaaaccTTAATAGTTATAaggatattaataataaataattttaactgaaaaaataaattataattttagctaacaaaatatgttgaaaaacaaatttaacaaaattttagtataagttttaaatatttttttaaattaatgcaTGATTAATTCGTGATTAATAATATagtgttaaataaaaatttatttaaaaaatacaaatacatttttataaatttttaattataatcaatattatattaaagttatatatttataaaatgaaagtttacCCCGCACGGATGTGCAGGTTAAAGTTTagtattctattaatttagaattctatttttttatctatttataaatgttGTCATTTAGATTTTGGACATGTTCatatttcacttttttttgaacaacagaTGTACATATTTCACTAGAAATGTATATTAATAAGATCTTTTTGAAGTTCCCTTAATTAactttcaatattttaaatgttcCACTCCTATTTTTATGGCTAACGAGATTAATTAGTTTCATCCTAATTACTATACATAAAACTTTCACCatttatattcatttaaaattatcaacattttattgtatttaattgtttcttatttatttttgcatttaaactttttaaagcCTAATATAGTTGATATATTTAGTTGTGATACGTCAGAAATATAAACCAACATTGTTTCCATTTTGattattaatatgaatttatgattggtaaattatattcatacaactaatgatttttataatataattaatacaactatttgatttttataatataattaactcTTTAGCATTTTCATAGCTATAGtgctatataaatatataagtggtattataagtaattttaattaaacataatgAACTCAAATGTGAGATAacatattatatcatatttttattagagaGCTATAAGTACTAAAAATGAAACTGATGGGCTAGTCATAACTCGCAGACATTCCTGAAAAAATATGAGAGCGAAGATAACCCAAGAACCAATGACTTAAGCAGACCAAACCCTGAAAGATACACCACCAAACCAAAACAGGTGCAAAATCAGTAAAAGCATGAGCTATGATCAAAGACCTACAAACTTGAAACGTTAAATGGAAAACACCGGCGAAGATTTACGCATCTTACACGCTGACACTCGTTAGGCAGAATAGCGATCTACAGAGTTAAACTAGTCACCCTCCTCGCTAGAGAAAACCCACAAATCAATCCCACTGCTTCGTCTTGAAACACTCACCCAATCCATGGTGGATAAAGGAAAGGTCTAGTAGATACTTCCACAGCAAATACAACTCACATCGACGAAACCAAAAAGCTAGAACCAGGCGAAAACGAATCGACCACGACTGCAAGCGACCGAAGAAAAACATAAGCATCACAActcaaaactaaagaaaatctCAACTTGACAACAACTGATTAAACACACACTCCAAATTCGAAGCAGAAATGAAGAAACACAATTCTGAGGCCGAAGACATCCCTCTCATCCTAGATGTCACCaaatccaaaaccaaaaccTAAAATAGAGCACCCAAAGCAAGTAGCAATAAATCACAAGACATAAAAGAGGAGAACGCTGGTTCCGATGATAACATAACCACCGAAAACCAGCTGTTCGAATTCTTGACagcgttctctctctctccaacgGCCAGGGCTTCTAAAAACTAGGGTTGAAACCCTTCTCAacccttttattttttatgcgaaatacattttttgtaatctattacaaaatacaaattatctcatatattaacataaaccaAAGAAAATGGTTTTCACCACTATCACAAGtctttaaattgaaaacaaaaaaaattaattttgtttctaactaaaatattttttctttcaatttaaAGACTTGTGATAGTGgtgaaaaaaacttattttgtgattttggtgaaaaactcgattttggcggaaaaattcgattttgtGTGTTTGGCGAGAAATCTCACTTTACGGTTTTGGCAAAAAATCCTGATTTTACGGGTTTGGAAAGAAATCCCGTTTTGTGGTTTAGCGGAAAAACTCAATTTTCGGTTTTGGTGAAAAATTCCAATTTTACGGTTTGGGCAGAAAATCTCGATTTTATGGTTCTTGCGGGAAAtcttgattttacggttttggcaggGATTCttctttttacgattttgacgGAAAATCTTAATTTcacgattttggcgggaaaccctaTTTTTACGATTTTCATGGGAAAACTCAATTTACAGTTTTGGTAAAAAATCTCAATTTTACAGTTTTGTAAAAAATCtcaattttacagttttggtgGGGAATCTCGATGTTACgatttttttggaaaatctTGATTTTACGGTTGGTGGGAAAAATGCAATTTTACAGTTTTAAAAAAGACACTCCAGGACACCCTCTCCGGTAATCAGCAAATCCATACCTGGTGCAGGAGGAAGCCGCCGGATCTCGAGGACACCCTCTCCGGTGATGACATGCAAAACAGACGCGGCTTTTGATCATGGAACAATGAGGGCAGGATTCGCTTGGATCTTCACTGTTCCAACAGGGTTTTGCTTTCACCAAGGATCAGCTACAGAAGACAGTATCTCATCGCTGTTAATGGCGGAAGCAATCGCACTCCGACACGGGGTCACCACTGCAGTAGAACTAGGGCTCCAGAAGCTCATCTTTCTATCTGACAATCAAACGCTCATCAGAGCTATAAACAACGACACTCAGGTAAAGGAAATCTTTGGAATTGTGAAAGACATTCAAAGACTCTCCTCTGATTCTGTCGGTTTCACTTTCTCTCATATCTCTCGATCATCAAATGTCGCTGCCGATAGTTTGGCAAAACGATCTCTGTCTTCTTTGTTGTATTAAGGCCCATTTGGGCAGACCATGGGCCTGAGGCCATTTTTCAGTTGCAAGCttaagtgttacaaaaaaaaagacactcgattttacggttttgacagaaaaactcgattttacaaTTTTGACATAAAACTTTGTTTTGTGGTTTTAACGGAAAAATCAAATTTTCGTGTTTGGTGGAAAACTCGATCTGGcagaaaaacatttttcaattttaacggaaattcttaatttttactattttggCAAAATTCCctaattttacaattttctaaGAAATTTTTATTTCCGAAGTTTTAACAAATACACCAAATCTTTGTtgtttacaaaagaaaaaattatctAACAAGTCTCAACCTGTCAAGACTTTGTATTTCTTTAACCGAGTTCTAAGTTGGCCTTAAATACTTTATGACTAATGCATTAGGGTTcctaaatatttggatggaCTGGGCCAACACTAAATTTCTCAACCCTATATAACATTTCTAAGTGTGGAAGCACCTTAGCCTAGTGGTTAAGGTCTAAAGGCTTCTACATTCAGGTCTGGGGTTCGACtcccagactatgcaatttattgcagattttcTTTACATCCAGATTACAAGTCCCGGAGAGAGTGCGATTTATTAGGCAACTATGCagattatagaagaaaaaattacATGCAACTATGCGATTATGGAAGAAAggattacaagagatcttcaacatggtgcaagtaaatctggtcaggcgtggatcttcataggacggctcagatgatgcagttaggtgtaaatcttcataagacaggtagtattatcggttgtcgaatcgtctatgtaatgttcctaataattgtaatatcataataataaatcagcgttaaaaaaaatataacatttctAAGTAAAACTTTGCTATTCAAACTTGCATCGAAAACAACGTTGGTATGCACAAACGGTCACATATTCTTCGGAAAtgcgtcggaattccgtcaggAATTCCCGACGGATACTGTTTCGTCGGTATTTCCCGATGGATTTCTAACCGATTTTCGTCGGGATTTTGTCGGAAATTCCTGACGGAATAGTTTCCGTTGGGAACTGCGTCGGGAATAaccttgttttcttgtagtgaacaTGCATACAAAACATATTGGGTGGGTAACactcaaaagtcaaaactatCGAGCGTCAACAACCGAGAGTGTTATTTGGTTCACTGTACATTCATCATTTCCCTGTGTACTCGACGACGAATCAATCTCAAGAGGATTTCTCCCAACGCAAAAACCCGGCCGTTTAGGCTCAGGGATAACCATAGTTTCGCTTCCAATCATCGCCATTACTGAAGCCATCACTGGCCTGTCTTCAGCACGTTCTTGAACACACAAGAGACCAATTTGTATGCATCTTAAAATTTCATGTGCCTGGCATGTTGACGATGAAGAATCTATGATGATCGGGTCTACGATCTCTAGCCATTTTCCTTCCTTCCAGTTCCTCCACACCTATACACAAAAAGAtgaaatgtttttcttttattgtgtTATCATCAGAACTATATCGATTTCAAGTTATTAGCTAAGCTTACGAAGCCGAGGAGATTAAGGTCACGGTTTGAGTTGTAGAATCCGTTATTTTTCTTGCCACTTATAATCTCGAGGAGCAAAACCCCAAAGCTGAAAACATCCGACTTCATCGAGAATACCCCGTCCATTGCATATTCTGGAGACATGTAACCACTGTATAACAAAGATTTAACTCATTTTTTAAGCTGTATTGTTTCGAACTGAGATTAAAGACAAAAGctcaaatataatttaatgttttagaaaatgAGTGCTTACTAAGTTCCCACCACCTTCCTCGTATTAACTTCAGTATCATCTCTTCCAAAGATCCTGGCCATTCCAAAATCTGAGATCTTTGgaatcatatttttatcaaGCAACACATTACTTGCTTTCAAGTCTCTATGGATAATCCTAAAACGTGAGTCTCGGTGAAGATATACAAGTCCTCTAGCAATACCATTGGTAATATCAAATCTCATTTCCCAATTTAAGCTAGAGCGTCGGGTTATGTCTACAAATCAAaccacaacaaaaaaaaaagtgttatcTTTATCCCTCAAATATGTTACATTTTTAGAATAGAAGCTGTTTAGTATGAGTTATACTAACCAAAGATATGAGAATCAAGGCTTAGATTCTCCAAGTACTCATAGATCAACATCTTCTCCCCCTTATCAACACAACAACCAAGAAGTCGGAC
This genomic interval from Raphanus sativus cultivar WK10039 unplaced genomic scaffold, ASM80110v3 Scaffold0169, whole genome shotgun sequence contains the following:
- the LOC130501345 gene encoding amine oxidase [copper-containing] zeta, peroxisomal-like; translation: MASTSQKTTPCAHHSASAPPPPKLLSAVESVIRPVDSIPDTAKKPANKGISVMPRTETKHPLDPLSAAEISVAVATVRAAGANPEVRDSMRFIEVGSVEPEKHVVALADAYFFPPFQPSLLPRNKAGPVIPMKLPPRRARLVVYNKTSNETSVWIVELSSVHAVTRGGHHRGRVVSSQVIPDVQPPMDAAEYAECEAIVKDFPPFIEAMKRRGIDDMDLVMVDPWCVGYHSEADAPSRRLAKPLLYCRTDSDCPMENGYARPVEGIYILVDMQNMVVIEFEDRKFVPLPPSDPLRNYTPGESRGGVDRSDVKPLEIIQPEGPSFRVRGYFVEWQKWNFRIGFTPREGLVIHSVAYVDGSRGRRPVAHRLSFVEMVVPYGDPNEPHYRKNAFDAGEDGLGKNAHSLKKGCDCLGSIKYFDAHFTNFTGGVETIENCVCLHEEDHGILWKHQDWRTGLAEVRRSRRLTVSFFCTVANYEYGFYWHFYQDGKIEAEVKLTGILSLGALQPGETRKYGTTIAPGLYAPVHQHFFIARMDMSVDCKPGEAYNQVVEVNVKVDEPGENNIHNNAFYAEEKLLRSEAEATRDCDPFSARHWIVRNTRTVNRTGQLTGYKLVPGSNCLPLARPEAKFLRRAAFLKHNLWVTRYAPDEKFPGGEFPNQNPRAGEGLATWVKQNRSLEESDVVLWYVFGIIHVPRLEDWPVMPVEHIGFTLMPHGFFNCSPAVDVPPNPACEMDTKDSEVKEVVAPKPLQTGLLSKL
- the LOC130501344 gene encoding uncharacterized protein LOC130501344, coding for MTCKTDAAFDHGTMRAGFAWIFTVPTGFCFHQGSATEDSISSLLMAEAIALRHGVTTAVELGLQKLIFLSDNQTLIRAINNDTQVKEIFGIVKDIQRLSSDSVGFTFSHISRSSNVAADSLAKRSLSSLLY